A DNA window from Prevotella intermedia ATCC 25611 = DSM 20706 contains the following coding sequences:
- a CDS encoding ribonuclease E/G produces MTSEIIIDAQPKEISIALLEDKRLVEYQREPREANFSVGNIYIAKVKKLMPGLNACFVDVGYERDAFLHYLDLGSQFNSFAKYLKQVQSDRKRLFPIEKANRLPDLQKDSSIQNTLQVGQEVMVQVVKEPISTKGPRLTGEISFAGRYIVLIPFGDKVNVSTKIKSGEERARLKQLIQSIRPKNFGVIVRTVAQGKRVAELDAEMKVLYGRWHDAITKVQKTQERPQLIFEEKGRAVGMLRDLFNPTYENIYVNDEEICNAVKNYVTLIAPEKANIVKKYTGKLPIFDNFDVTKQIKSSFGKTINYGHGCYIIVEHTEAMHVVDVNSGNRTKEKGQEQNALDTNLGAADEIARQLRLRDMGGIIVVDFIDMNLAEDRQMLYERMCKAMQKDRARHNILPLSKFGLMQITRQRVRPVMDVDVAEDCPTCFGTGKIRSSLLFTDLLERKIAQLVNKVGIKKFYLHVHPYVAAYINKGVVSLKMKWQMKYGLGVKIVPSQKLAFMQYEFYDNKRQFIDMKDTNDKL; encoded by the coding sequence ATGACAAGCGAAATAATTATTGATGCCCAACCGAAAGAGATTTCGATTGCATTGCTTGAGGACAAGCGATTGGTGGAATACCAACGCGAACCAAGAGAAGCCAATTTCTCAGTTGGAAACATCTACATTGCGAAGGTCAAGAAATTAATGCCAGGGCTTAATGCCTGCTTCGTAGATGTTGGTTATGAACGCGACGCATTTCTTCATTATCTTGATTTAGGAAGTCAGTTCAACTCCTTTGCTAAATATCTCAAACAGGTACAAAGCGACAGAAAACGACTTTTCCCCATTGAAAAAGCCAACAGACTGCCCGACTTGCAAAAGGATAGCAGCATTCAAAACACGCTGCAAGTGGGTCAGGAGGTAATGGTACAAGTAGTAAAAGAGCCCATTTCAACAAAGGGTCCACGCCTGACAGGCGAAATTTCTTTTGCAGGACGCTATATTGTACTCATTCCATTTGGGGATAAAGTAAACGTTTCTACCAAAATTAAAAGTGGAGAAGAGCGCGCCCGCCTGAAGCAGCTCATACAGAGCATTCGCCCAAAGAACTTCGGGGTGATTGTCCGTACGGTGGCACAAGGCAAAAGGGTGGCGGAACTCGACGCTGAGATGAAAGTACTATACGGAAGATGGCACGATGCCATAACGAAAGTACAGAAAACTCAAGAGCGACCACAACTCATTTTTGAAGAGAAAGGACGTGCGGTAGGTATGCTTCGCGACCTCTTCAACCCCACCTACGAGAATATTTATGTAAACGACGAGGAGATTTGCAATGCCGTAAAGAACTATGTTACTCTTATTGCCCCTGAAAAGGCAAACATAGTAAAGAAATATACAGGCAAGTTGCCCATCTTCGACAACTTTGACGTAACGAAGCAGATTAAGTCGAGCTTTGGAAAAACGATAAATTACGGACACGGTTGCTACATCATCGTTGAACATACCGAAGCTATGCACGTTGTCGATGTGAATAGCGGAAACAGAACAAAGGAGAAAGGACAGGAACAAAATGCTCTCGATACCAATCTTGGCGCAGCCGACGAGATAGCTCGACAACTCCGCTTGAGAGATATGGGAGGTATTATTGTAGTAGACTTCATTGATATGAACTTGGCGGAAGACCGGCAAATGCTCTACGAGCGTATGTGCAAAGCGATGCAGAAAGACCGTGCCCGCCACAACATCTTGCCATTGAGCAAGTTCGGACTAATGCAGATAACACGCCAGAGAGTCCGTCCTGTTATGGACGTTGATGTGGCAGAAGATTGTCCAACTTGTTTTGGTACAGGCAAAATCCGTTCAAGTTTGCTATTTACCGACCTGCTTGAACGTAAGATAGCCCAACTTGTGAATAAGGTTGGCATTAAGAAGTTCTACTTGCACGTGCACCCATACGTTGCTGCTTACATCAACAAAGGCGTTGTTTCCCTGAAAATGAAGTGGCAAATGAAATATGGTCTCGGCGTTAAGATTGTACCATCGCAGAAACTTGCTTTTATGCAATACGAGTTCTACGACAACAAACGTCAGTTCATTGATATGAAAGATACCAACGACAAGTTGTAA
- a CDS encoding DUF5689 domain-containing protein: MKNIKYIMMAAVCTLFASCMGDRYAETDEAMPAPYGNNELTETNVISIADLKTKFAKPINTDYREGVSYEQVTENLQIKGIVTSSDIAGNFYNEIALQDKTGAIIVSVGQSGLYGILPIGTEVLIDLKDLYIGNYGKQAQIGVPTMNAKGTTSIGRISRIVWDKHYKILSLGNLVEAEEFANGSASTNWTLEKDAGKLGIIRNVSFKSSTPSVNGTFANTTGGPGSVSWTLNEQDGKKVIVYNSNFAKFANAKIPTGKVDITGIFKRFNNQWEIIIRSLDDIKPVAPAEKAIYSNSFAEAPTDWILDQGTLPSGITFVWKWVSPTYGMKATAYVNGKRYETHARATSPLIDLTQVKKATLIFDHAARYFGDFDKELKVQASTDGKNWKDLVIDKKPTGENWDFVTAKADLTAYCGKKIYISFFYNSTETTAATWEFKNLIVK, encoded by the coding sequence ATGAAGAATATAAAATATATAATGATGGCAGCAGTCTGCACCCTCTTTGCTTCGTGCATGGGCGACAGATATGCAGAAACCGATGAGGCTATGCCAGCGCCATACGGCAACAACGAACTGACAGAAACAAATGTAATTTCCATTGCCGATCTCAAAACGAAGTTCGCAAAACCTATCAACACCGATTATCGCGAGGGAGTAAGCTATGAGCAAGTTACCGAAAACCTGCAAATAAAAGGTATTGTTACAAGCTCGGACATAGCAGGTAACTTCTATAACGAAATAGCACTGCAAGACAAAACAGGTGCTATCATCGTTTCTGTTGGACAAAGTGGGCTTTACGGTATCCTTCCTATTGGAACGGAAGTGCTTATCGACTTGAAAGACCTTTATATAGGAAACTACGGTAAGCAAGCACAAATTGGAGTTCCAACAATGAATGCGAAGGGCACAACCTCTATCGGGCGCATTAGCCGCATCGTCTGGGACAAGCACTATAAGATTCTTTCTTTGGGTAATCTCGTAGAGGCTGAAGAGTTTGCAAATGGTTCTGCCAGCACCAATTGGACGCTTGAGAAAGATGCTGGTAAGCTCGGCATCATTCGCAACGTCAGCTTCAAGTCGAGCACACCTTCCGTTAACGGTACCTTCGCTAACACAACAGGTGGTCCAGGCAGCGTTTCGTGGACTCTGAACGAGCAAGACGGCAAAAAAGTAATTGTCTACAACAGTAACTTCGCTAAGTTTGCAAATGCCAAAATCCCTACTGGCAAGGTTGATATTACAGGTATTTTCAAGCGTTTCAACAATCAATGGGAGATTATTATCCGCTCTCTTGATGATATCAAGCCTGTTGCACCAGCAGAGAAAGCGATTTACAGCAACTCGTTCGCAGAAGCACCAACCGACTGGATACTCGACCAAGGCACACTTCCATCTGGCATAACGTTCGTTTGGAAATGGGTTTCTCCAACCTACGGAATGAAGGCTACGGCTTACGTTAATGGCAAACGATACGAAACCCACGCTCGTGCTACATCGCCACTTATCGACCTTACACAGGTGAAAAAGGCTACACTTATTTTCGACCACGCAGCTCGCTACTTCGGCGACTTCGACAAAGAACTGAAAGTACAAGCCTCTACCGACGGCAAAAACTGGAAAGACCTCGTCATCGACAAAAAGCCAACAGGCGAGAATTGGGACTTTGTAACTGCAAAAGCCGACCTGACAGCTTACTGTGGTAAGAAGATTTACATTAGTTTCTTCTACAACAGTACGGAAACAACAGCTGCTACGTGGGAATTCAAGAACCTCATAGTAAAATAA
- the coaW gene encoding type II pantothenate kinase, whose amino-acid sequence MKIAIGIDVGISTTKIVGIRNGEVVRPLRIKATDPVTSLYGAFGKYLYDNKIELSDVGKVMLTGVGSAYIDKPVYGLPTEKADEFLADGLGARFEANLNRMIVVSMGTGTSLVLCDGDDIRHIGGIGIGGGTLNGLSRLLLNTDDIHQISDLAKKGDIGNINLQISDISAKPLPGLPMNATASLFANARGNARSEDVALGLICLVLQSIGSSAILSALNSGIKDFVMIGNLSRLPQCKILFPMMERLYDVHFIIPKYSEYCTAIGCALQASNELKLG is encoded by the coding sequence ATGAAAATAGCTATTGGAATTGATGTAGGAATATCGACGACGAAGATAGTTGGAATAAGAAACGGAGAGGTGGTGCGCCCCTTGCGCATCAAGGCTACCGACCCTGTAACTTCTCTTTATGGTGCATTTGGAAAGTATCTGTACGACAACAAGATAGAGTTGAGCGACGTTGGTAAGGTAATGCTTACGGGCGTGGGTTCTGCCTATATAGACAAGCCTGTTTACGGACTGCCTACAGAAAAGGCTGACGAGTTTTTAGCCGACGGATTGGGTGCTCGATTCGAGGCAAATCTTAATCGTATGATAGTAGTTTCGATGGGTACTGGTACTTCGCTCGTTTTGTGCGACGGCGACGATATTCGCCATATTGGCGGCATTGGAATAGGAGGTGGCACGCTGAATGGGCTTTCCCGATTGTTGCTGAACACCGATGATATTCATCAAATATCCGACTTGGCAAAGAAAGGAGATATAGGAAATATAAACCTGCAGATAAGTGATATATCGGCAAAGCCCTTGCCTGGCTTGCCAATGAATGCCACTGCGTCGCTTTTTGCCAATGCACGTGGCAATGCACGGAGCGAAGATGTGGCGTTGGGACTTATCTGTTTAGTGTTGCAGTCCATAGGTTCTTCAGCGATTTTAAGTGCATTGAACAGCGGAATAAAGGACTTTGTAATGATTGGAAACCTTTCGCGCCTTCCTCAATGTAAGATTCTTTTCCCAATGATGGAACGCCTTTACGATGTTCATTTCATTATTCCTAAATACTCGGAATACTGCACTGCTATTGGTTGTGCATTGCAAGCCAGCAATGAGTTAAAGCTCGGTTAA
- a CDS encoding hemin-binding protein has product MKKLLFLTFAVVLGISSAHAQTRVLQRDLSTAGSAQLFTSHKTQVKKIDPAANQIWWGYGTETENRGGLGVRAAETHDVAIFVAPDNSAIVGKTIKAIRFYLRDKANTNNVKVWISKSLPDDISSADYVQDVDQSALKAGDESGKKQGLANDIALNKAYTIGSEGVYIGYSFTLTSASDEKTQYPILTWEGKKTANSFYLRTSKSINKWANFSNEDYGRLSLQILVEGDFVQNSVTPSSMQDLVVVKNTTGKSKLIVTNGGSAGISSIDYTIATDGAVGAEQHLDINPPFKTYGGQFTIDLPLAADANTGTTTKTITITKVNGKTNEASNKTVTCKLTTVGKQVKRGVVVEEFTGTGCPWCPRGLAGMKKLRDTFGENFIGVGIHQFNQSDPMFCTNYAKINFGGAPSCKIDRNETMDPFYGTGNDICDDFKEALARVAGVGVSVTGKLNANRTEVTATATIDPLLSGTYEIAYALIGDELTGTGSVWKQSNNYATRTPAQWGTDDPYLTPFCKGGKYGSTKVTLAYDDVLLSSSYVSGTNKAKIDPLQEGKVVTNTYTLTLPTKTVLKEAIEKAGYTKLTVIAMIIRNDGKIENAAKFCLSDDPAGVEGISENKSELKEVARYTIDGRRISTPQRGLNIVKMSDGSTVKVLVK; this is encoded by the coding sequence ATGAAAAAACTTTTATTTTTAACCTTTGCAGTTGTACTGGGCATCTCATCAGCCCATGCACAAACGAGAGTATTACAGCGGGACCTAAGTACAGCAGGAAGCGCACAGTTGTTCACCTCGCATAAGACACAGGTCAAGAAGATTGACCCTGCTGCCAATCAGATTTGGTGGGGATATGGAACCGAAACTGAAAACCGTGGTGGGCTCGGTGTGAGAGCAGCAGAAACCCACGACGTTGCTATCTTCGTTGCCCCTGACAACAGTGCTATTGTGGGAAAGACCATCAAGGCAATTCGCTTCTATCTCCGCGACAAGGCAAACACGAATAACGTTAAGGTGTGGATATCAAAGAGTTTACCTGATGACATCAGCAGTGCAGACTATGTTCAAGACGTTGACCAATCGGCTCTGAAGGCTGGCGACGAGAGCGGTAAAAAACAAGGACTTGCCAATGACATTGCACTGAACAAAGCATACACTATTGGCTCTGAAGGTGTTTATATTGGCTATTCTTTCACTCTTACCAGTGCTTCAGACGAAAAAACACAGTACCCTATCCTTACATGGGAGGGCAAGAAGACAGCTAATAGCTTCTACCTCCGCACCTCGAAATCTATAAATAAATGGGCTAACTTTTCAAATGAAGATTATGGCAGATTGTCATTGCAGATACTCGTAGAGGGTGATTTTGTCCAGAATTCGGTAACTCCTAGTTCTATGCAAGACCTTGTCGTAGTAAAGAACACTACAGGCAAGAGCAAGCTCATTGTAACCAATGGTGGTAGTGCTGGTATCAGCAGCATTGATTATACTATCGCTACCGATGGCGCAGTAGGCGCAGAACAGCATCTTGACATTAACCCACCGTTCAAGACATATGGCGGTCAATTCACTATCGACCTGCCTCTCGCAGCCGATGCCAATACAGGTACAACTACGAAAACCATCACTATTACCAAAGTGAACGGCAAGACCAACGAAGCTAGTAACAAAACTGTAACTTGTAAACTGACTACTGTCGGAAAGCAAGTGAAGAGAGGTGTAGTTGTTGAAGAGTTCACAGGCACAGGCTGTCCTTGGTGTCCACGTGGCTTGGCAGGTATGAAGAAGCTGCGCGACACTTTCGGTGAAAACTTCATAGGTGTTGGAATTCATCAATTCAACCAAAGCGACCCTATGTTCTGCACTAACTATGCAAAGATTAACTTTGGCGGAGCACCTTCTTGTAAGATAGACCGCAATGAAACCATGGATCCTTTCTATGGTACAGGCAACGACATCTGCGACGACTTCAAGGAAGCACTCGCACGCGTTGCAGGGGTAGGTGTATCGGTTACAGGTAAACTAAATGCTAATCGCACCGAAGTAACAGCAACAGCTACTATCGATCCTTTGTTGAGTGGAACATATGAAATTGCCTATGCTCTTATTGGCGACGAACTTACAGGAACAGGCAGTGTATGGAAGCAGAGCAACAATTATGCCACACGCACTCCTGCTCAATGGGGCACTGATGACCCATACCTCACTCCGTTCTGCAAGGGCGGTAAGTATGGCAGTACCAAGGTTACATTGGCTTACGACGATGTATTGCTCTCAAGTTCTTATGTTTCAGGTACCAACAAGGCAAAGATCGACCCACTACAGGAAGGTAAAGTTGTAACCAACACTTACACACTTACGTTGCCAACCAAGACTGTTCTGAAAGAAGCTATCGAGAAAGCAGGCTACACAAAGCTCACAGTCATCGCAATGATTATTCGCAATGACGGTAAGATTGAGAATGCCGCTAAGTTCTGCTTGTCTGACGACCCAGCTGGCGTTGAAGGTATATCTGAAAACAAGAGCGAACTCAAAGAAGTAGCACGCTACACCATTGACGGTCGCAGAATCAGCACTCCACAGCGTGGTCTTAACATCGTCAAGATGTCTGATGGCTCTACCGTCAAGGTATTGGTAAAGTAA
- a CDS encoding HU family DNA-binding protein yields MTKADIINEIASSTGISKKDVSAVVESFMDAIKNSLLENKENVYLRGFGSFIVKHRAEKTARNISKNTTITIPAHDFPSFKPAKTFIEDMKK; encoded by the coding sequence ATGACAAAGGCAGATATTATCAATGAGATTGCATCTTCGACAGGTATATCTAAGAAAGATGTGTCAGCAGTTGTGGAATCTTTCATGGACGCAATAAAAAACAGCTTGTTAGAGAACAAGGAGAACGTTTACCTTCGTGGCTTTGGTAGCTTCATCGTTAAACACCGCGCCGAGAAGACTGCACGCAACATTTCAAAAAACACAACAATTACTATCCCTGCACATGACTTCCCCAGCTTCAAGCCAGCGAAGACATTCATCGAGGATATGAAGAAATAA
- a CDS encoding type B 50S ribosomal protein L31 → MKKGIHPDNYRPVVFKDMSNGDMFLSRSTCKSNDTVEFEGETYPLVKVEISSTSHPFYTGKSKLVDTAGRVDRFMNRYGKLKK, encoded by the coding sequence ATGAAAAAAGGTATTCACCCAGACAACTATCGCCCCGTCGTATTCAAAGATATGTCCAACGGCGATATGTTCCTTTCAAGATCTACATGCAAATCTAACGATACTGTAGAGTTTGAAGGCGAAACTTACCCATTGGTTAAAGTCGAAATCTCAAGCACCTCTCACCCATTCTATACAGGTAAGAGCAAACTTGTGGACACTGCAGGTCGCGTAGACCGCTTCATGAACCGTTACGGTAAGTTGAAGAAGTAA
- a CDS encoding sodium:solute symporter produces the protein MIIIGTILVYFLLLLFISKLTVKKSSNDSFFRATRQSPWYLVAFGMIGASISGVTFVSVPGMVIGQNMAYAQTCMGFIFGYVLVAFVLLPIYYRLNLITIYSFLKERLGVRSYKMGASFFILSKMSGAAVKFYVVCMILQRFVLDAFNVPFPLTVVVLVLLIWLYTRKGGIRTLVFTDSFQTLCMFLTLLLIIYKVMGALDLNLSEAFTAVVNDSHSQIFVWDDWVSKQNFWKQFLSGVFIVVVMTGLDQDMMQKNLTCKTLRDAQKDMCTYGVAFLPANLLFMALGVLLMMFLQQGGNPLPASPDELMLLPVAGGMLGSGVEVLFAIGVVAACFSSADSALTSLTTSYCVDICEQPMNESLRKRVHIGMAVVFVLFILVFRVVNSTSLIDAVYILCSYTYGPLLGLFAYGLLTRKTVNDRLVPYVVVASPLLCFLLDNMALQLWNYKFGYELLMLNGLLTFMGLLATRKLR, from the coding sequence ATGATTATTATTGGAACCATACTCGTTTATTTCCTTCTGCTTTTGTTCATCAGCAAACTGACAGTTAAGAAAAGCAGCAACGATTCGTTCTTCCGTGCAACCCGCCAGTCGCCTTGGTATTTGGTGGCGTTTGGTATGATAGGTGCAAGCATTTCGGGCGTAACATTCGTCAGTGTGCCCGGTATGGTGATAGGGCAGAATATGGCTTACGCACAAACTTGTATGGGCTTTATCTTCGGTTATGTGTTGGTGGCTTTTGTGTTATTGCCTATTTACTATCGCTTGAACCTGATAACGATATATTCCTTCTTGAAAGAAAGGTTAGGCGTGCGGAGTTACAAAATGGGAGCTTCGTTTTTCATCTTGTCCAAGATGTCGGGGGCTGCCGTAAAGTTTTATGTTGTCTGTATGATATTGCAACGCTTCGTTCTCGACGCTTTCAACGTTCCTTTTCCGCTTACTGTTGTCGTGTTGGTATTGCTAATATGGCTTTATACGCGCAAGGGCGGCATCAGAACGTTGGTGTTTACCGATTCTTTTCAGACGCTGTGTATGTTTCTAACCTTACTCCTTATTATATATAAGGTGATGGGCGCATTGGACTTGAACCTGTCGGAAGCCTTTACTGCCGTAGTAAACGATAGCCATTCGCAGATATTTGTCTGGGACGATTGGGTTTCTAAGCAGAACTTTTGGAAACAATTCCTCAGCGGTGTGTTCATCGTTGTGGTGATGACGGGGCTTGACCAAGATATGATGCAAAAGAACTTGACGTGCAAAACCTTGCGCGATGCACAGAAGGATATGTGCACTTATGGCGTGGCCTTTTTGCCTGCCAACTTGTTGTTTATGGCTTTGGGCGTGCTGCTTATGATGTTTTTACAGCAAGGAGGAAACCCTTTGCCTGCTTCGCCCGACGAACTGATGTTGTTGCCCGTAGCTGGTGGAATGTTGGGCAGTGGGGTAGAGGTGCTGTTTGCCATAGGTGTGGTGGCTGCTTGCTTTTCGAGTGCCGACTCTGCACTTACCTCTCTCACTACCAGTTACTGTGTAGATATTTGCGAACAACCAATGAACGAAAGCCTGCGTAAGCGAGTGCATATAGGTATGGCGGTGGTTTTTGTGCTCTTTATCTTGGTGTTCAGGGTAGTAAACTCTACAAGTCTGATAGATGCAGTTTATATATTGTGCTCTTATACCTATGGCCCGCTTCTCGGCTTGTTTGCCTATGGTTTGCTGACACGTAAGACAGTGAACGACCGCTTGGTGCCTTACGTAGTTGTGGCGAGTCCGTTGCTTTGCTTCTTGTTAGACAATATGGCTTTACAGTTATGGAACTATAAGTTCGGTTACGAGCTGTTGATGCTCAATGGTCTATTAACGTTTATGGGATTGTTGGCTACAAGAAAACTGAGATAA
- a CDS encoding DNA/RNA non-specific endonuclease, giving the protein MNPTKPLSGIFSLLFVAAIFLSACGSDNSNSPDDDNGKAIANNKNSNLKEGNQYTHRLEFPKVKGSKNIVVTHIDQSTDEVNYSIEWDGEKKSNRWTCYQLYQSNSKWNVGRWYGNPQYPSDPLIPASMAFSYDPYWNTGYDHGHLCPSADRRNTEEAQKQTFYISNMQPQLSAFNGSAKGGGIWLTMENKIRAAFNINSKDTMFICRGGTIDESSKVKAYLRNGFIVPGYFFSAALMKYYNYAHKKWEYKAIGFWFKHENNQDSSLKPYVVNIKELEELTHIDFFCNLPDDIEKKVEGLNKDIIINLWNIK; this is encoded by the coding sequence ATGAATCCTACAAAACCTTTATCAGGTATCTTCTCTCTTCTTTTCGTTGCAGCTATTTTCCTCTCGGCTTGTGGCAGCGACAACAGTAATTCGCCCGACGATGACAACGGCAAAGCCATTGCCAACAACAAGAATTCCAATCTAAAAGAGGGCAACCAATATACACATCGCTTGGAGTTCCCGAAAGTTAAAGGTAGCAAAAACATCGTTGTTACACATATAGACCAAAGCACAGACGAAGTAAACTATAGCATTGAATGGGACGGTGAAAAGAAATCGAACCGCTGGACTTGCTATCAGCTATACCAAAGCAACAGCAAATGGAACGTAGGCAGATGGTATGGCAACCCACAATATCCTTCCGACCCTTTGATTCCTGCTTCTATGGCATTCAGCTACGACCCCTATTGGAACACTGGCTACGACCATGGGCACCTTTGTCCTTCAGCAGACCGCAGAAATACAGAAGAAGCACAAAAGCAAACCTTCTACATCAGCAATATGCAACCACAGCTTAGCGCATTCAACGGCAGTGCGAAAGGTGGCGGTATTTGGCTGACAATGGAAAACAAAATACGTGCTGCGTTCAATATAAACTCAAAAGACACAATGTTTATATGCCGTGGCGGCACCATCGACGAGTCATCTAAAGTGAAAGCCTACCTACGCAATGGCTTCATCGTGCCAGGCTATTTCTTCTCGGCAGCACTGATGAAATACTATAACTATGCGCACAAGAAGTGGGAATACAAAGCCATCGGATTTTGGTTTAAACACGAAAACAACCAAGATTCATCGCTTAAACCTTATGTTGTAAACATAAAAGAGCTTGAAGAACTCACCCATATAGACTTCTTCTGCAATCTCCCAGACGACATAGAGAAGAAAGTTGAGGGACTGAACAAGGACATTATCATAAACTTGTGGAACATTAAATAA
- a CDS encoding choice-of-anchor J domain-containing protein, producing MKKLINSMFALAIAAFTLTSCEDVPMPYDITFEKDNKTPDPSDMEAKGTGTKDDPFNIVAAQNYITKGEGLDKEVYVKGIVVSVQEINTQYGNATYYISDDGTTTNQFYVFRGKALGNVKFTDSNKIKKGDKVIICGKLMTHTNGVKQLGQGNYIYSLNGQVQETTPPTNTGLDVTFDNNIANFTIVDVKALPEGLTKVWFHDANFKQMKATGRANNTNYETQSRLVSPAFSLKGMNTATLTFNNALNYLKSAALNDAVKVLVSTDGNNWKPLAINNPPSGKNWNFVDSTCDLKEYAGQEKVFVAFEYNSTKEIATTWEIKKVTVK from the coding sequence ATGAAGAAATTAATTAATTCAATGTTCGCATTGGCTATCGCTGCTTTCACACTGACAAGTTGCGAAGATGTACCAATGCCATACGACATTACGTTCGAGAAAGACAACAAGACACCAGACCCTTCTGATATGGAGGCTAAAGGCACTGGTACGAAGGACGACCCTTTCAATATTGTAGCTGCACAGAACTATATTACCAAAGGAGAAGGGCTCGACAAGGAAGTCTATGTAAAGGGTATCGTCGTAAGTGTTCAGGAAATCAACACCCAATACGGCAATGCCACCTACTACATCTCTGACGATGGCACCACTACCAACCAGTTCTACGTTTTCCGTGGAAAAGCTTTGGGCAATGTGAAGTTCACAGACAGCAATAAAATCAAGAAGGGCGACAAGGTTATTATTTGCGGTAAGCTGATGACACATACCAATGGCGTCAAGCAGCTTGGTCAAGGCAACTACATCTATTCGCTTAATGGACAGGTGCAAGAAACCACTCCACCTACCAATACAGGCTTAGATGTAACGTTCGACAACAACATTGCCAACTTCACTATCGTAGATGTAAAGGCACTCCCCGAAGGTTTGACAAAGGTATGGTTCCACGATGCCAACTTCAAACAAATGAAGGCAACAGGCCGTGCCAACAACACCAACTATGAAACGCAAAGCCGCCTCGTCTCTCCTGCATTCAGCTTAAAGGGCATGAACACAGCTACCCTGACTTTCAACAATGCCTTGAACTATTTGAAGTCGGCGGCTCTCAACGATGCTGTCAAGGTACTTGTTTCTACCGATGGCAACAACTGGAAGCCATTGGCTATCAACAATCCTCCTTCAGGCAAGAATTGGAACTTCGTAGATTCTACTTGCGACTTGAAAGAGTATGCTGGTCAGGAAAAAGTATTCGTTGCGTTTGAATACAACAGTACCAAAGAAATCGCCACAACATGGGAAATTAAGAAAGTTACGGTAAAGTAA
- a CDS encoding glutathione peroxidase — MKTVYDFTVKDRKGGDISLKAFANEVLLIVNTATKCGFTPTYDELEATYKKYHSQGFEVLDFPCNQFGQQAPGTDESIHQFCKLTYGTEFPRFKKIKVNGEDADPLYKFLKEQKGFAGWDESHKLTPILDKMLSEADPDYKEKSDIKWNFTKFLINKKGQVIARFEPTEKIENIEKEIEKLLAE; from the coding sequence ATGAAAACAGTTTATGATTTCACTGTCAAAGACAGAAAAGGCGGTGATATTTCTTTAAAAGCGTTTGCCAACGAAGTGCTGTTAATTGTAAACACAGCTACAAAATGTGGGTTCACACCAACTTACGATGAACTCGAAGCTACTTACAAAAAGTATCATTCACAGGGCTTTGAAGTGCTCGATTTCCCTTGCAACCAATTTGGACAGCAGGCTCCGGGAACCGACGAGAGCATTCACCAGTTCTGTAAACTTACATACGGCACTGAATTTCCACGCTTCAAGAAGATTAAAGTAAACGGCGAAGATGCTGACCCGCTTTACAAATTCTTGAAAGAACAAAAGGGTTTTGCAGGTTGGGACGAAAGCCACAAGCTCACACCTATACTCGACAAGATGTTGTCAGAGGCTGACCCAGACTACAAAGAGAAGTCGGACATTAAGTGGAACTTCACAAAATTCCTTATCAACAAGAAAGGTCAAGTTATTGCACGCTTCGAACCAACTGAAAAGATAGAGAACATTGAGAAGGAAATAGAGAAGTTGCTCGCAGAATAA